In Gambusia affinis linkage group LG06, SWU_Gaff_1.0, whole genome shotgun sequence, one DNA window encodes the following:
- the foxa3 gene encoding hepatocyte nuclear factor 3-gamma, which produces MLSSVKMEAHDLPEWNTFYSEASEMYSSPSTMNPGLGSMSSMSYINLNPATASPAGMNMAYPNSSLSSSSLASMGTGPSHMSLSPVASSLSSSSLTPLGSTAPASLGSLSHYQNMSQSMSQLGYSSAGSLSRAGPKEIPPKPYRRSLTHAKPPYSYISLITMAIQQSSSKMLTLNEIYQWIMDLFPYYRENQQRWQNSIRHSLSFNDCFVKVARSPDKPGKGSYWTLHPQSGNMFENGCYLRRQKRFKIEDKAAKKGAKNQEGASGKGDRLGEDRSPTGGSEGAESAHSDNSHPSSSDDQPHQRNTLVSLDCPPLSSSHLHSPPASSASSSMSLSGSSPTSNSLLHSQTLALGSHLLPSAMQPHMDLQSDPLKSLDPHYNFNHPFSITNLMSNEQKMDLKSYQDQFMAYNSYASSSPVGVKQIYDSSSPAAMDSGAYYQTLCSRSVLNAS; this is translated from the exons ATGTTGAGCTCTGTGAAGATGGAAGCGCACGATTTACCAGAGTGGAATACCTTTTACAGCGAGGCCAGCGAg ATGTATTCCTCTCCCAGCACCATGAACCCTGGGCTGGGCTCCATGAGCTCCATGAGCTACATCAACCTGAACCCGGCCACGGCCTCCCCGGCGGGCATGAACATGGCGTACCCCAACTCCAGCCTCAGCAGCTCCTCCCTGGCCTCCATGGGAACCGGGCCCAGTCACATGTCTCTGTCCCCGGTGGCGTCCTCCCTGTCCTCCAGCAGCCTCACCCCGCTGGGCTCCACCGCCCCGGCCTCCCTGGGCTCCCTGTCCCACTACCAAAACATGAGCCAGTCCATGAGCCAGCTGGGGTATTCCTCCGCCGGCTCCCTAAGCCGGGCCGGACCCAAGGAGATCCCGCCGAAGCCGTACCGGCGCTCCCTGACCCACGCCAAGCCGCCATACTCCTACATCTCCCTCATCACCATGGCGATCCAGCAAAGCAGCAGCAAGATGCTCACCCTGAACGAGATCTACCAGTGGATCATGGACTTGTTCCCCTACTATCGCGAGAACCAGCAGCGCTGGCAGAACTCCATCCGCCACTCGCTGTCCTTCAACGACTGCTTCGTGAAGGTGGCGCGCTCGCCGGACAAGCCGGGCAAAGGCTCCTACTGGACTCTGCACCCGCAGTCCGGCAACATGTTCGAGAACGGCTGCTACCTGCGGCGCCAGAAGCGCTTCAAGATCGAGGACAAGGCGGCCAAGAAGGGAGCCAAGAACCAGGAGGGGGCGTCGGGGAAGGGAGACCGCCTGGGGGAGGATCGGAGTCCGACCGGCGGCTCGGAGGGAGCGGAGTCCGCCCACTCAGATAACTCCCACCCCAGCTCCTCTGACGACCAGCCACACCAGAGGAACACCCTGGTCTCCCTGGACTGCCCCCCACTGTCCTCCTCTCACCTCCACAGCCCGCCggcctcctccgcctcctcctccatgTCCCTCTCTGGATCCTCCCCGACCTCCAACTCTCTCCTCCACTCCCAAACTTTGGCCCTCGGCTCCCACCTGCTGCCCAGTGCCATGCAGCCGCACATGGACCTACAAAGCGACCCACTCAAGTCGCTGGATCCCCACTACAACTTCAACCACCCGTTCTCCATCACCAACCTCATGTCCAACGAGCAGAAGATGGACCTCAAGTCCTACCAGGACCAGTTCATGGCCTACAACAGCTACGCCAGCAGCTCGCCGGTGGGAGTCAAGCAGATCTACGACAGCTCCAGCCCGGCCGCCATGGACTCCGGAGCGTACTACCAAACGCTGTGCAGCCGCTCGGTGCTCAACGCCTCCTAA